Proteins from one Kineosporiaceae bacterium genomic window:
- a CDS encoding extracellular solute-binding protein, which translates to MSVVGRDRAPRGRRLIRRRLGAVLVAAFVATGLAACGGQDGGAPRLTWYTNPDSGGQAELARRCTAAASGAYTIRTAVMPRESSEQRQQLVRRLAANDSSIDLMSLDPPYIPEFAEARFLAPVPADVAARVSQGVVDSARQGATWRGTLVTVPFWANTQLLWYRKSVATAAGLDLSRPVTWQQLIDAARGQGQQFAVQGLRAEALTVWVNALVASAGGAIVTDPSPDNPAQIKLGLADPPAAEAARVMRAVADAGVGGPALSTSGEDANVNAFEAGEAAFMVNWPFVWPRAQAGVEGGTLDASVPADYGWALYPRVQADRPSTPPYGGINLGVGAFSEHPDLAYAAAECITSEQNQAYYFISNGNPAARAAVYDDPEVLREFPMAPVIRESLEQAAPRPQTPYYSEVSESVQRIYHPPSQVDPATTGRRAADLISAVLAKKELL; encoded by the coding sequence ATGTCCGTTGTCGGGCGGGATCGAGCCCCTCGGGGCCGTCGCCTCATCCGTCGGCGCCTCGGCGCCGTCCTGGTCGCAGCGTTCGTCGCCACCGGTCTCGCCGCCTGTGGCGGTCAGGACGGTGGGGCGCCGCGACTCACCTGGTACACCAACCCCGATTCCGGCGGGCAGGCCGAGCTGGCCCGGCGGTGTACCGCCGCCGCGAGCGGTGCCTACACCATTCGCACCGCGGTCATGCCCCGTGAGTCGTCCGAGCAGCGCCAGCAGCTGGTGCGGCGGTTGGCGGCCAACGACTCATCGATCGACCTGATGAGCCTGGACCCGCCGTACATCCCCGAGTTCGCCGAGGCACGCTTCCTCGCGCCGGTGCCCGCCGATGTCGCGGCCCGCGTCTCGCAGGGAGTGGTCGACAGTGCACGACAGGGGGCCACGTGGCGCGGGACGCTGGTGACGGTGCCGTTCTGGGCCAACACCCAGCTGCTCTGGTATCGCAAGTCCGTGGCCACGGCGGCAGGCCTCGACCTGAGCCGGCCCGTCACCTGGCAGCAACTGATCGACGCCGCGCGTGGCCAGGGCCAGCAGTTCGCCGTCCAGGGCCTTCGCGCCGAGGCACTGACCGTCTGGGTGAACGCCCTGGTCGCCTCGGCCGGCGGGGCGATCGTCACCGACCCCTCGCCGGACAACCCCGCCCAGATCAAGCTGGGGCTGGCCGATCCGCCGGCCGCCGAGGCCGCTCGGGTGATGCGGGCGGTGGCCGATGCGGGCGTCGGCGGTCCGGCCCTCTCGACCTCGGGCGAGGATGCCAACGTCAATGCGTTCGAGGCCGGCGAGGCGGCCTTCATGGTCAACTGGCCCTTCGTCTGGCCGCGCGCCCAGGCCGGGGTCGAGGGCGGCACGCTCGACGCCTCGGTGCCCGCCGACTACGGCTGGGCGCTCTACCCGCGGGTGCAGGCCGACCGCCCGAGCACTCCGCCCTACGGTGGGATCAACCTCGGAGTGGGCGCGTTCAGCGAGCATCCCGATCTGGCGTACGCGGCGGCCGAGTGCATCACCAGCGAGCAGAACCAGGCCTACTACTTCATCAGCAACGGCAACCCCGCAGCCCGTGCCGCGGTGTACGACGATCCTGAGGTGCTGCGCGAGTTCCCGATGGCCCCGGTGATCCGTGAGTCCCTCGAGCAGGCCGCACCGCGACCTCAAACCCCTTACTACAGCGAGGTTTCCGAAAGCGTCCAACGCATCTATCACCCACCGTCCCAGGTCGACCCGGCCACCACCGGACGGCGCGCCGCTGATCTGATCAGCGCGGTGCTGGCCAAGAAGGAGCTGCTGTGA
- the ugpC gene encoding sn-glycerol-3-phosphate ABC transporter ATP-binding protein UgpC codes for MSEITLKNLVKRYGDGFAAVNDISLDIRDGEFVILVGPSGCGKSTLLRMVVGLEDITEGELLIDGQRVNDKAPRDRNLAMVFQNYALYPHLSVYENIAFPLRLAKGKYSEADIDERVQRAADLLELRDHLDRKPANLSGGQRQRVAMGRALVREADAFLFDEPLSNLDAKLRGQMRTEISRIQRRVGTTTIYVTHDQTEAMTLGDRVAVLKRGVLQQVASPRELYEQPVNLFVAGFIGSPPMNFLPARVAGDVLHLPIGDVRLSAQRARLLEGRELVIAGIRPEHFEDASVIDERRREGGIEVEVEVDVTEWLGNELYAYVPYEQDAAVAQQLDELDRDLDGEGMRSQLVVALDAMSRVREGQRARLWFDPERMHLFDPESGVTLTRDEQEARRIEEENEQLRQQALARGRESASV; via the coding sequence ATGTCCGAGATCACCCTCAAGAACCTCGTCAAGCGATACGGCGACGGCTTCGCCGCCGTCAACGACATCAGCCTGGACATTCGCGACGGGGAGTTCGTCATCCTCGTCGGGCCGTCCGGGTGCGGCAAGTCCACGCTGCTGCGCATGGTGGTCGGCCTGGAGGACATCACCGAGGGCGAGCTGCTGATCGACGGCCAGCGCGTCAACGACAAGGCGCCGCGAGATCGCAACCTGGCCATGGTGTTTCAGAACTACGCGCTCTACCCGCACCTGTCGGTGTACGAGAACATCGCCTTCCCGCTGCGGCTGGCCAAGGGCAAGTACTCCGAGGCGGACATCGACGAGCGCGTGCAGCGAGCCGCCGATCTGCTCGAACTGCGCGACCATCTCGATCGCAAACCCGCCAACCTGTCCGGCGGGCAACGGCAGCGGGTGGCCATGGGGCGGGCGCTGGTACGCGAGGCCGACGCGTTCCTGTTCGACGAGCCGCTGAGCAACCTGGACGCGAAGCTGCGCGGTCAGATGCGTACCGAGATCTCACGCATCCAACGACGGGTGGGCACGACGACCATCTACGTGACCCACGACCAGACCGAGGCGATGACCCTCGGCGACCGGGTCGCCGTCCTCAAACGCGGAGTGCTGCAGCAGGTGGCCAGCCCGCGGGAGCTGTACGAACAGCCGGTCAACCTGTTCGTCGCGGGCTTCATCGGCTCGCCGCCGATGAACTTCCTGCCTGCCCGGGTGGCCGGCGACGTGCTGCACCTGCCGATCGGCGACGTCCGGCTGTCCGCGCAGCGGGCGCGCCTGCTCGAGGGACGAGAACTGGTGATCGCCGGCATTCGGCCGGAGCACTTCGAGGACGCGTCGGTCATCGACGAGCGCCGACGCGAAGGGGGTATCGAGGTCGAGGTCGAGGTCGATGTCACCGAGTGGTTGGGCAACGAGCTGTATGCCTATGTGCCCTACGAGCAGGACGCCGCCGTGGCCCAACAGCTCGACGAACTCGATCGCGACCTGGACGGCGAGGGCATGCGGAGCCAGCTGGTCGTGGCCCTCGACGCCATGAGCCGGGTGCGCGAGGGACAGCGTGCCCGGCTGTGGTTCGACCCGGAGCGGATGCACCTGTTCGACCCCGAGAGCGGAGTCACGCTCACCCGAGACGAGCAGGAGGCGCGCCGAATCGAGGAGGAGAACGAGCAGCTGCGCCAGCAGGCTCTGGCGCGGGGCCGCGAGTCTGCCTCGGTGTGA
- a CDS encoding carbohydrate ABC transporter permease, with product MSRREKVGWLIGGLAIVVYALFPVAWIVSLSLKAPSDIANRQFLPTVGTWENYRLILTGEASELFLPALRNSFGICLIATAISCVLSMFAAYAIARLDFPGKRLILSTALAVAIFPVISIVTPLFNLWRQIGLYDTWPGLIIPYLSLTLPLAIWTLSAFFREIPWEMEQAAQVDGATSWQAFRKVIVPLAAPGVFTTAIIAFFIAWNDFIYGISLTSTEASRPVPAALGLFSGASQFEAPNGPIAAAAVIVTIPVVVLVLLFQRRIVAGLTNGAVKG from the coding sequence ATGTCGCGACGCGAGAAGGTCGGGTGGCTGATCGGCGGTCTGGCGATCGTCGTCTACGCGCTGTTCCCGGTGGCGTGGATCGTGTCGCTGTCGTTGAAGGCGCCGTCCGACATCGCCAACCGCCAGTTCCTGCCCACGGTCGGCACCTGGGAGAACTACCGGCTGATCCTCACCGGCGAGGCCAGCGAGCTGTTCCTGCCGGCGCTGCGCAACTCGTTCGGCATCTGCCTGATCGCCACCGCGATCTCGTGCGTGCTGTCGATGTTCGCCGCCTATGCCATTGCGCGCCTGGACTTTCCGGGCAAGCGGCTGATCCTGTCGACGGCGTTGGCGGTGGCCATCTTCCCGGTGATCTCGATCGTCACCCCGCTGTTCAACCTGTGGCGACAGATCGGGCTGTACGACACCTGGCCGGGCCTGATCATCCCGTACCTGTCACTGACCCTGCCGCTGGCGATCTGGACGCTGTCGGCCTTCTTCCGCGAGATCCCGTGGGAGATGGAGCAGGCAGCGCAGGTGGACGGCGCGACGTCCTGGCAGGCGTTTCGCAAGGTGATCGTCCCGTTGGCCGCGCCCGGGGTGTTCACCACGGCGATCATCGCGTTCTTCATCGCCTGGAACGACTTCATCTACGGCATCTCGCTCACCTCGACCGAGGCATCGCGCCCGGTGCCGGCGGCGTTGGGGCTGTTCTCCGGTGCCTCACAATTCGAGGCGCCGAACGGCCCGATCGCGGCGGCGGCGGTGATCGTGACCATCCCTGTGGTGGTGCTGGTGTTGCTGTTCCAGCGCCGGATCGTCGCCGGCCTGACCAACGGTGCGGTGAAGGGATGA
- a CDS encoding sugar ABC transporter permease: MLAGPAFAVMLLVTAYPILQAVYDSLFDFRLTDPGNRSFNGLQNYSVILTDRIWWTSLAVTLFITAITVAVELVLGFGLALVMMKALRAIRPVVRAAILIPYAVITVVSAFAWQYAFALDSGFVNSWLGWLPGISADTDWFGGTWKALFVVCVAEIWKTTPFISLLLLAGLAQVPEVLQEAAKVDGATWWQRLNRVTIPNMKAAIMVALLFRTLDAFRIFDSIFVMTGGANSTETVSFLAYRQTISRLEIGLGSAVSVLLFVCVVLICALFIKGFRVDLASARGE, encoded by the coding sequence ATGCTCGCCGGACCGGCCTTCGCCGTGATGCTGTTGGTGACCGCCTATCCCATCCTGCAGGCGGTTTACGACTCCCTGTTCGACTTCCGACTCACCGACCCCGGCAACCGCTCCTTCAACGGGCTGCAGAACTACTCCGTGATCCTCACCGACCGCATCTGGTGGACCTCGCTCGCGGTGACACTGTTCATCACCGCGATCACCGTGGCCGTCGAGTTGGTGTTGGGCTTCGGACTCGCCCTGGTGATGATGAAGGCGCTGCGCGCCATCCGCCCGGTGGTCCGCGCCGCGATCCTGATTCCCTACGCGGTCATCACGGTGGTCTCGGCGTTCGCCTGGCAGTACGCGTTCGCGCTCGACTCCGGCTTCGTGAACAGCTGGCTGGGCTGGCTCCCCGGGATCAGCGCCGACACCGACTGGTTCGGCGGTACCTGGAAGGCCCTGTTCGTGGTGTGCGTGGCCGAGATCTGGAAGACCACGCCGTTCATCTCGCTGCTCTTGCTGGCCGGGCTGGCCCAGGTTCCCGAGGTGTTGCAGGAGGCAGCGAAGGTGGACGGCGCCACCTGGTGGCAGCGACTGAACCGGGTGACGATCCCCAACATGAAGGCGGCCATCATGGTCGCCCTGCTGTTCCGCACCCTGGACGCGTTCCGGATCTTCGACTCGATCTTCGTGATGACCGGGGGCGCGAACAGCACCGAGACGGTCTCGTTCCTGGCATACCGGCAGACCATCTCACGACTCGAGATCGGGCTCGGCTCGGCGGTTTCGGTGCTGTTGTTCGTGTGCGTCGTGCTGATCTGCGCGTTGTTCATCAAGGGGTTCCGGGTCGACCTGGCCTCGGCGCGAGGGGAGTAG
- a CDS encoding metallophosphoesterase: MRSERALTSRLPLAAAIPLAVAAAGATGLGYAWLEARHFVLRRASLPVLPPDADPLRVLHLSDLHMVPRQHRKQAWLRGLGDLEPDLVVSTGDTLADMDAVETALEAHSELLHRPGVFVLGSNDYYAPRVKNPARYLLRHGGQKRIIGERLPTDDLVKGFLDAGWTDLNNHRTTLDVAGVPLEFVGVDDPHIQRDRYHRVAGPPSPDAALTVGVMHAPYRRVLDAMTADGAGLLIAGHTHGGQLCLPGFGALVTNCDLPRRQAKGVSRWPSRASDGAWTRGRDAAASVPGSGASAAWMHVSAGLGTPPYAAVRFACRPEATLLTLVPRER; this comes from the coding sequence ATGCGTTCAGAGCGTGCCCTCACCTCTCGGCTGCCGTTGGCGGCCGCGATTCCGCTCGCCGTCGCGGCAGCGGGGGCGACCGGGTTGGGGTATGCCTGGCTCGAGGCACGCCACTTCGTGTTGCGCCGGGCCAGCCTGCCGGTGCTGCCCCCGGACGCCGACCCGCTGCGGGTGTTACACCTGTCGGACCTGCACATGGTGCCGCGCCAGCATCGCAAGCAGGCCTGGCTGCGCGGGCTCGGTGACCTCGAGCCCGACCTGGTGGTCTCGACCGGGGACACCTTGGCCGACATGGACGCCGTCGAGACGGCGCTCGAGGCCCACAGCGAGCTGCTGCACCGGCCCGGGGTGTTCGTGCTCGGGTCGAACGACTACTACGCGCCGCGGGTGAAGAACCCGGCGCGGTACCTGCTGCGTCATGGCGGGCAGAAGCGGATCATCGGTGAGCGGTTGCCCACGGATGATCTGGTCAAGGGCTTCCTGGACGCCGGATGGACCGACCTGAACAACCACCGCACCACGCTGGACGTCGCCGGGGTGCCGCTCGAGTTCGTCGGCGTCGACGACCCGCACATCCAGCGCGACCGCTACCACCGGGTGGCCGGGCCGCCCTCGCCGGACGCCGCGCTGACCGTCGGGGTGATGCACGCGCCGTACCGGCGGGTGCTCGATGCGATGACCGCGGACGGCGCGGGGTTGCTGATCGCCGGGCATACGCATGGTGGGCAGCTGTGCCTGCCCGGGTTCGGCGCGTTGGTCACCAATTGCGACCTGCCGAGGCGCCAGGCCAAAGGGGTGTCCCGCTGGCCGTCGCGGGCTTCGGACGGCGCGTGGACCCGGGGACGGGACGCCGCGGCGTCCGTGCCTGGTTCGGGGGCATCGGCGGCCTGGATGCACGTGTCGGCCGGGCTGGGGACGCCGCCGTACGCGGCGGTGCGGTTCGCCTGCCGACCCGAGGCGACCCTGTTGACCTTGGTGCCCCGCGAGCGCTGA
- a CDS encoding transposase family protein, giving the protein MGLTMVQRRAVLASQVAAWPKATKVEKSAILDHLVAVNGWHRDHARKMIRAAVADGGSDRAVGQRRAARAPVYTYDEAAITALATCWAVLGGPTGKRLQPALAALVPALLAHGELPQDPAVIDALLAMSAATIDRRLKTHRVGLVAAKGRSLTRPGSLLKSSIPLKTWHEWDDTAPGFIEIDLVGHEGGDANGAFHYTLDATDVATGWTEAISIASKGERTVSAALTRLQVRFPFALLGIHSDNGSEFINHHLLKWATDRQITFTRGRPSHSNDQAHIEQKNWTTVRHAVGYHRYDTARELSLLNELWPLQAQLTNLFLPQQKLLTKTRDGAKVTKTYDKAATPATRLARDHPDVLTPTDAHALRHQLDVLNPAGLARRIAAVQASLLELARRRGSIQRRAKTNAVYLSKTKIKPPQAPRASTDESTTHPKRAS; this is encoded by the coding sequence ATGGGGTTGACCATGGTGCAGCGCAGGGCGGTGTTGGCCTCGCAGGTGGCGGCGTGGCCGAAGGCCACCAAGGTCGAGAAGTCGGCCATCCTTGATCATCTGGTGGCGGTCAACGGGTGGCATCGTGACCACGCCCGCAAGATGATCCGGGCGGCCGTGGCCGATGGTGGCAGCGACCGGGCGGTCGGTCAGCGGCGGGCGGCCCGGGCACCGGTCTACACCTACGACGAGGCGGCGATCACGGCGTTGGCGACGTGTTGGGCGGTGCTGGGCGGCCCGACCGGTAAACGGCTGCAACCGGCGTTGGCGGCCCTGGTCCCGGCCCTGCTGGCCCACGGTGAACTGCCCCAGGACCCGGCCGTGATCGATGCCCTGTTGGCGATGTCGGCGGCCACCATCGACCGGCGCCTGAAGACCCACCGGGTCGGACTGGTCGCCGCCAAGGGCCGGTCCCTGACCCGACCGGGCAGCCTGTTGAAGTCCTCGATCCCGTTGAAGACCTGGCACGAATGGGACGACACGGCACCGGGGTTCATCGAGATCGACCTGGTCGGCCACGAAGGCGGCGACGCCAACGGCGCCTTCCACTACACCCTGGACGCCACCGACGTCGCCACGGGCTGGACCGAGGCGATCAGCATCGCCTCCAAAGGCGAACGGACCGTCTCAGCGGCCCTGACCCGCCTGCAGGTCCGGTTCCCGTTCGCCCTGCTGGGCATCCACTCCGACAACGGCAGCGAGTTCATCAACCACCACCTGCTGAAGTGGGCCACCGACCGGCAGATCACCTTCACCCGAGGCCGGCCCTCCCACTCCAACGACCAGGCCCACATCGAGCAGAAGAACTGGACCACCGTCCGTCACGCCGTCGGCTACCACCGCTACGACACGGCCCGAGAACTGTCCCTGCTCAACGAGTTATGGCCCCTCCAAGCCCAACTGACCAACCTGTTCCTGCCCCAACAGAAACTGCTCACCAAGACCCGCGACGGCGCCAAGGTGACCAAGACCTACGACAAGGCCGCCACCCCCGCCACCCGCCTGGCCCGCGACCACCCCGACGTCCTGACCCCCACCGACGCCCACGCCCTGCGCCACCAACTCGACGTCCTCAACCCGGCCGGCCTGGCCCGCCGCATCGCCGCCGTCCAGGCCAGCCTGCTCGAACTGGCCCGCCGCCGCGGCAGCATCCAACGCCGCGCCAAGACCAACGCCGTCTACCTGTCCAAAACCAAGATCAAACCACCCCAGGCCCCGCGGGCATCCACCGATGAGTCAACGACTCACCCCAAGCGGGCATCTTGA